A window of Nicotiana tabacum cultivar K326 chromosome 24, ASM71507v2, whole genome shotgun sequence contains these coding sequences:
- the LOC107764115 gene encoding F-box/FBD/LRR-repeat protein At1g13570 isoform X1 codes for MMPPPDVLSNLPKIVIDEILMRLSLRDAVRTSILSKKWRYNWCTLPQLKLDQTLWKTTKDLTCFTSNFTKIIYHILTLHEGPITQFTLSIPYLEGCPNFDNLIYFLSRNGIQHLVLEHQSGNLYKLPSSFFTCSQLRHLSLENCIIRPPHVFKGFERLISLKLSGVTISSELLGSLISHSLFLENLVLENSDISNPVEISAPKLRSFVFIGDIHFIRLKYVPLLSKVSYEPRAFSVEAEHDLAKIFESIPALEHLCWNLHDVKAVDAGPVEFIPTRLPSSFNCLKRLYVSWVCLGEFFDLSFALCLIRSSPYLEEIEIEACDTVGGEYYEPVPCGGVDEIPASFSDMTFNLLRTVKLKGVTGKGSEMQLIKVLLAKSPALLRMVIDPSVEEDKKSLKVLAEITKFQRASSKAEVVYNVD; via the exons ATGATGCCTCCCCCGGATGTACTTAGCAATCTTCCCAAGATTGTAATAGATGAAATTTTAATGAGGTTGTCTTTACGAGATGCTGTGAGGACAAGCATCTTATCGAAGAAATGGAGATATAACTGGTGCACACTTCCACAGTTAAAACTTGATCAAACTCTTTGGAAAACTACAAAGGATTTAACATGCTTTACAAGTAACTTTACAAAGATTATCTACCACATTTTGACCCTTCATGAAGGACCAATTACCCAGTTTACCCTCTCAATTCCTTATTTGGAAGGTTGTCCTAATTTTGACAACTTAATATATTTCCTCTCTAGGAATGGCATTCAACATCTTGTTCTTGAACATCAAAGTGGTAATCTATACAAATtgccttcttcatttttcacatGTTCCCAGTTGAGGCATTTGTCTCTCGAAAATTGTATAATACGTCCTCCACATGTCTTTAAGGGATTTGAAAGGTTAATTAGCTTAAAACTAAGCGGAGTCACAATTTCTTCTGAATTGCTTGGGAGTTTAATCTCCCATAGCCTGTTTCTTGAGAACTTGGTGCTGGAAAACTCAGATATATCAAACCCCGTGGAAATTAGTGCTCCCAAGCTGAGATCTTTTGTCTTCATTGGTGATATACATTTTATACGTCTAAAATATGTCCCTCTTCTTTCCAAAGTTTCATATGAGCCTAGAGCATTTTCTGTAGAGGCAGAACATGATCTCGCCAAGATTTTTGAGTCTATTCCTGCTCTCGAGCATCTCTGCTGGAATCTCCACGATGTCAAG GCCGTGGATGCTGGACCCGTTGAGTTTATACCAACAAGGCTTCCCTCTTCTTTTAACTGTCTTAAACGCCTTTACGTATCTTGGGTTTGTCTGGGAGAATTCTTTGATCTTTCATTTGCTCTTTGCTTGATAAGAAGCTCCCCATATTTAGAAGAGATTGAAATTGAG GCATGTGATACTGTGGGGGGCGAGTATTACGAACCTGTGCCATGTGGTGGTGTTGATGAGATTCCTGCAAGCTTCTCAGATATGACATTTAATCTCCTGAGGACAGTTAAGCTTAAAGGTGTAACAGGAAAAGGGTCTGAAATGCAGCTTATCAAGGTTTTATTGGCCAAGTCTCCGGCGCTGCTGAGAATGGTAATCGACCCCAGTGTAGAAGAAGATAAAAAATCTCTCAAAGTGCTGGCGGAGATAACAAAATTTCAGCGGGCATCATCTAAAGCAGAAGTTGTGTATAATGTAGATTAG
- the LOC107764115 gene encoding F-box/FBD/LRR-repeat protein At1g13570 isoform X2 translates to MMPPPDVLSNLPKIVIDEILMRLSLRDAVRTSILSKKWRYNWCTLPQLKLDQTLWKTTKDLTCFTSNFTKIIYHILTLHEGPITQFTLSIPYLEGCPNFDNLIYFLSRNGIQHLVLEHQSGNLYKLPSSFFTCSQLRHLSLENCIIRPPHVFKGFERLISLKLSGVTISSELLGSLISHSLFLENLVLENSDISNPVEISAPKLRSFVFIGDIHFIRLKYVPLLSKVSYEPRAFSVEAEHDLAKIFESIPALEHLCWNLHDVKACDTVGGEYYEPVPCGGVDEIPASFSDMTFNLLRTVKLKGVTGKGSEMQLIKVLLAKSPALLRMVIDPSVEEDKKSLKVLAEITKFQRASSKAEVVYNVD, encoded by the exons ATGATGCCTCCCCCGGATGTACTTAGCAATCTTCCCAAGATTGTAATAGATGAAATTTTAATGAGGTTGTCTTTACGAGATGCTGTGAGGACAAGCATCTTATCGAAGAAATGGAGATATAACTGGTGCACACTTCCACAGTTAAAACTTGATCAAACTCTTTGGAAAACTACAAAGGATTTAACATGCTTTACAAGTAACTTTACAAAGATTATCTACCACATTTTGACCCTTCATGAAGGACCAATTACCCAGTTTACCCTCTCAATTCCTTATTTGGAAGGTTGTCCTAATTTTGACAACTTAATATATTTCCTCTCTAGGAATGGCATTCAACATCTTGTTCTTGAACATCAAAGTGGTAATCTATACAAATtgccttcttcatttttcacatGTTCCCAGTTGAGGCATTTGTCTCTCGAAAATTGTATAATACGTCCTCCACATGTCTTTAAGGGATTTGAAAGGTTAATTAGCTTAAAACTAAGCGGAGTCACAATTTCTTCTGAATTGCTTGGGAGTTTAATCTCCCATAGCCTGTTTCTTGAGAACTTGGTGCTGGAAAACTCAGATATATCAAACCCCGTGGAAATTAGTGCTCCCAAGCTGAGATCTTTTGTCTTCATTGGTGATATACATTTTATACGTCTAAAATATGTCCCTCTTCTTTCCAAAGTTTCATATGAGCCTAGAGCATTTTCTGTAGAGGCAGAACATGATCTCGCCAAGATTTTTGAGTCTATTCCTGCTCTCGAGCATCTCTGCTGGAATCTCCACGATGTCAAG GCATGTGATACTGTGGGGGGCGAGTATTACGAACCTGTGCCATGTGGTGGTGTTGATGAGATTCCTGCAAGCTTCTCAGATATGACATTTAATCTCCTGAGGACAGTTAAGCTTAAAGGTGTAACAGGAAAAGGGTCTGAAATGCAGCTTATCAAGGTTTTATTGGCCAAGTCTCCGGCGCTGCTGAGAATGGTAATCGACCCCAGTGTAGAAGAAGATAAAAAATCTCTCAAAGTGCTGGCGGAGATAACAAAATTTCAGCGGGCATCATCTAAAGCAGAAGTTGTGTATAATGTAGATTAG
- the LOC107764117 gene encoding F-box/FBD/LRR-repeat protein At1g13570-like isoform X1 produces MSPEDKKHCCLTLPPDALNNLPENVIDSILMCLPFKDAVRTSVLSNNWRYKWCGLPELTLDEAVWTTKKNLFFHTTEITKIISHILIFHAGPITKFILCVPKSRSCHMIDDLIYFLSKNGIQHLVLELPFRDSPHKLPSSFFKCLQLRHLTLQNCLIIPPPAFKGFDRLIRLELCEVTISSKLLGSLISHCLLLEHLVLHIAYSYSNVVEINAPRLRSFYFAGSIRSIFLKNAPLLEKLLLTDNETGYLGAEKWDIVKFFESFSALEHLCVNMLFAAEAGEIPTRLPFDLNCVKQLYITVDLYDSAEVSCACCLISSFPYLQYMEIQEACCNDGVADHRVELPSDVTFNHLKDVKLIFTSGSIIEMQLAKLLLAKSPVLVRMLIESCRAKGTATVKKLVDELTTFQRASPEAEVVFTKR; encoded by the exons ATGTCTCCTGAGGACAAAAAGCATTGTTGTCTAACTTTACCTCCCGATGCACTTAACAACCTTCCAGAGAATGTAATTGATTCCATTTTGATGTGTTTGCCTTTTAAAGATGCTGTGAGGACTAGTGTTTTATCAAACAATTGGAGATATAAATGGTGCGGACTTCCAGAGTTGACGCTTGATGAAGCTGTTTGGACAActaaaaagaatttattttttcATACAACTGAAATTACCAAGATTATTTCCCACATTCTGATATTTCATGCAGGACCGATTACAAAGTTTATCCTCTGTGTTCCTAAGTCGAGAAGCTGTCATATGATTGATGACTTGATATATTTTCTCTCTAAAAATGGCATTCAACATCTTGTTCTTGAACTTCCATTCAGGGATAGCCCACACAAATtgccttcttcatttttcaaatgtTTGCAGTTGAGGCATTTGACTCTCCAGAATTGTTTAATAATTCCTCCACCTGCCTTCAAAGGATTTGATAGGTTAATTAGGCTGGAGCTATGTGAAGTTACAATATCTTCCAAGTTGCTTGGAAGTTTAATCTCTCATTGCTTGTTACTCGAGCATTTGGTGCTGCATATCGCATATTCTTATAGCAATGTCGTTGAAATTAATGCTCCCAGGCTGAGATCATTTTACTTCGCAGGCAGTATAAGATCTATCTTTCTAAAGAATGCCCCTCTTCTGGAAAAACTTTTACTTACGGATAATGAAACAGGTTATTTGGGGGCAGAAAAATGGGATATTGTGAAGTTTTTCGAGTCTTTTTCTGCTCTTGAGCATCTCTGCGTGAATATG TTATTTGCTGCAGAAGCAGGTGAAATACCAACAAGGCTTCCCTTTGATCTTAACTGTGTCAAACAGCTTTACATAACTGTTGATCTGTATGACTCGGCTGAGGTTTCATGTGCTTGTTGCTTGATAAGTAGCTTTCCATATTTACAATATATGGAGATTCAG GAGGCTTGTTGTAACGATGGTGTAGCAGATCATCGAGTGGAACTTCCCTCAGACGTGACATTTAATCACCTCAAGGATGTTAAGCTAATATTCACTAGTGGCTCAATCATTGAGATGCAGCTTGCCAAGCTTCTGTTAGCCAAGTCTCCCGTGCTGGTGAGAATGCTAATCGAGTCATGTCGAGCTAAAGGAACTGCAACAGTAAAAAAACTCGTTGATGAGTTAACAACATTTCAGCGTGCATCACCTGAAGCAGAAGTTGTCTTCACCAAACGCTAG
- the LOC107764117 gene encoding F-box/FBD/LRR-repeat protein At1g13570-like isoform X2, giving the protein MSPEDKKHCCLTLPPDALNNLPENVIDSILMCLPFKDAVRTSVLSNNWRYKWCGLPELTLDEAVWTTKKNLFFHTTEITKIISHILIFHAGPITKFILCVPKSRSCHMIDDLIYFLSKNGIQHLVLELPFRDSPHKLPSSFFKCLQLRHLTLQNCLIIPPPAFKGFDRLIRLELCEVTISSKLLGSLISHCLLLEHLVLHIAYSYSNVVEINAPRLRSFYFAGSIRSIFLKNAPLLEKLLLTDNETGYLGAEKWDIVKFFESFSALEHLCVNMLFAAEAGEIPTRLPFDLNCVKQLYITVDLYDSAEVSCACCLISSFPYLQYMEIQIIEWNFPQT; this is encoded by the exons ATGTCTCCTGAGGACAAAAAGCATTGTTGTCTAACTTTACCTCCCGATGCACTTAACAACCTTCCAGAGAATGTAATTGATTCCATTTTGATGTGTTTGCCTTTTAAAGATGCTGTGAGGACTAGTGTTTTATCAAACAATTGGAGATATAAATGGTGCGGACTTCCAGAGTTGACGCTTGATGAAGCTGTTTGGACAActaaaaagaatttattttttcATACAACTGAAATTACCAAGATTATTTCCCACATTCTGATATTTCATGCAGGACCGATTACAAAGTTTATCCTCTGTGTTCCTAAGTCGAGAAGCTGTCATATGATTGATGACTTGATATATTTTCTCTCTAAAAATGGCATTCAACATCTTGTTCTTGAACTTCCATTCAGGGATAGCCCACACAAATtgccttcttcatttttcaaatgtTTGCAGTTGAGGCATTTGACTCTCCAGAATTGTTTAATAATTCCTCCACCTGCCTTCAAAGGATTTGATAGGTTAATTAGGCTGGAGCTATGTGAAGTTACAATATCTTCCAAGTTGCTTGGAAGTTTAATCTCTCATTGCTTGTTACTCGAGCATTTGGTGCTGCATATCGCATATTCTTATAGCAATGTCGTTGAAATTAATGCTCCCAGGCTGAGATCATTTTACTTCGCAGGCAGTATAAGATCTATCTTTCTAAAGAATGCCCCTCTTCTGGAAAAACTTTTACTTACGGATAATGAAACAGGTTATTTGGGGGCAGAAAAATGGGATATTGTGAAGTTTTTCGAGTCTTTTTCTGCTCTTGAGCATCTCTGCGTGAATATG TTATTTGCTGCAGAAGCAGGTGAAATACCAACAAGGCTTCCCTTTGATCTTAACTGTGTCAAACAGCTTTACATAACTGTTGATCTGTATGACTCGGCTGAGGTTTCATGTGCTTGTTGCTTGATAAGTAGCTTTCCATATTTACAATATATGGAGATTCAG ATCATCGAGTGGAACTTCCCTCAGACGTGA